Within Streptomyces sp. SS1-1, the genomic segment GTGGTGGGCGGCGCCTTGAGGCTGCCGTCGGCGAGTTCGGCGGTGGCGCGCTCCAGGGCCCGTACGGGGCCGGTGACCCAGTGGGCGAGCGCGAAGGCGATCGCGGCGACGGCCACCAGGACGCCGAGGCCGATCAGACCGAGGGTCATCCAGATGCCGTGGATCTTCGCGGTGACCGGGGCGACCGGGTAGGAGACGCGGACCACGCAGCGGACGACCGAGCCGGAGGAGCCTGGCACGGTGACGGTGAACGCGTCGCCCTGGACGACGCGGTCCTCGCGGGTGGTGGACAGGGAGCGGTCGCGCAGGGCGGCGGCGATGTCGGGCTCGGCGGACAGGTCGGTGCCGACGGCGGTGGCCTTGTCGGAGTCGGCGAGCACCTTGCCCCTGTCGTCGACGACGATGACGTGGCTGCCGTTCCCGTCGATGAAGTCGGCGACCAGTTCGGGGATGTCGGACGCGGCCCGCTGCTCGACCCGGACCTCCAGGGCCTGGGCGAGCAGTTCCGCCGAGTGGCGTCCGTCGCCGGTGAAGCGGGAGATCTCGCCGCGGGCGTAGAAGTAGCCGAGGGGCACCTCCAGGCCGAGCAGGACGAGCATCGTCAGGCTGAGGTAGCTGAGCAGGAGCCTGCGGGTCACCGGAAGGTCTCCCCGGTCCCCTGCCACGCGGGTACGGCGGTCGTGGGGGCGGGCGGTGTGGGGCCGTCGGGCGGCTGGAGCCGGAAGCCGACGCCGCGGATGGTGTCGATCCAGGCGGAGTCGCCGAGTTTGCGGCGCAGGGCGGCGATGTGCACGTCCAGGGTCTTGGTGGGGCCGAAGTAGTTGGGCTGCCACACGGTGTCCAGGATGTGCTGCCGGGTGCAGACCGCTCCGGGGTCGTCGGCCAGGCAGACCAGCAGGTCGTACTCCTTCGGCGACAGGGACACCGGTTCCTGGCCGAGGTGGACCTGGCGGGTCCGGCGGTCGATCGTCAGCGGGCCGATCCGCTGGGGGCCGCCGGACGGCCGGCCCGGCGTACCGGCGCCGGGGGCCGCCGCGCCCGCGGGCCCGGACGGGGCGGGGGCGCCCGCCGCGTAGGCGGTCTGCGAGCGCCGGGTGACGGCCCTGATCCGGGCGATCAACTCCCGGACGCCGAACGGCTTGGACAGGTAGTCGTCGGCGCCGATCTCCAGGCCGAGGACCCGGTCGACCTCGTCGCTCCGGGCGGTGATCATGATGATGGGCACCTGGGAGCGGAGCCGCAGCGCCCGGCACACCTCGATGCCGTCGATGTCGGGCAGGCCCAGGTCCAGAAGGACCATGTCGCAGGGTCCGGCGGCGAGACCCTCCGATCCGGTGCGGGCGCGGTCGACGGTGAAGCCGAAGCGGCTCAGTCCTTCCATCAGCGGGCCGGCCACCCGATCGTCGTCCTCGATCAGCAAGACACGCATTC encodes:
- a CDS encoding response regulator transcription factor produces the protein MRVLLIEDDDRVAGPLMEGLSRFGFTVDRARTGSEGLAAGPCDMVLLDLGLPDIDGIEVCRALRLRSQVPIIMITARSDEVDRVLGLEIGADDYLSKPFGVRELIARIRAVTRRSQTAYAAGAPAPSGPAGAAAPGAGTPGRPSGGPQRIGPLTIDRRTRQVHLGQEPVSLSPKEYDLLVCLADDPGAVCTRQHILDTVWQPNYFGPTKTLDVHIAALRRKLGDSAWIDTIRGVGFRLQPPDGPTPPAPTTAVPAWQGTGETFR